A region from the Pseudomonas sp. KU26590 genome encodes:
- a CDS encoding YkvA family protein — MKAPWNLIRYLPMAKRLMAAGRLPALLFAVAGKTASEGGRLGKIKDDLKLLQSLCLAYWRGEYRAISGKAILSIVAGLMYFLSPLDAIPDWIPGLGMLDDIAVLAWVMKHLEAELSAFRAWRALQNPEKLAVVERLPATPVLLEHEKKI; from the coding sequence ATGAAAGCACCCTGGAATCTCATTCGTTACCTACCCATGGCCAAGCGCTTGATGGCGGCAGGCCGCTTGCCCGCATTGCTGTTTGCCGTTGCAGGCAAAACGGCCAGTGAGGGCGGTAGGCTGGGTAAGATCAAGGACGATTTGAAACTGCTTCAATCGTTGTGCCTGGCCTACTGGCGCGGGGAATATCGCGCCATCAGCGGTAAGGCGATTCTCTCGATCGTCGCGGGCCTGATGTACTTTCTCAGCCCTCTGGATGCAATCCCTGACTGGATTCCCGGCCTGGGGATGCTGGATGACATCGCCGTGCTGGCATGGGTGATGAAACACCTCGAGGCCGAGCTCAGCGCATTTCGTGCATGGCGCGCGCTGCAGAACCCGGAAAAGCTCGCTGTGGTTGAGCGTTTGCCGGCGACGCCTGTCTTGCTGGAGCACGAGAAAAAGATCTGA
- a CDS encoding FKBP-type peptidyl-prolyl cis-trans isomerase has product MKQHRLAAAIALVGLVLAGCDKQASTVELKTPAQKASYGIGLNMGKSLAQEGMDDLDSKAVALGIEDAVGKKEQKLKDEELVAAFGDLQKRAEERMAKMSEESAAAGKKFLEENGKRKEVTTTASGLQYEIIKKADGPVPKPTDVVTVHYEGKLTDGKVFDSSVERGSPIDLPVSGVIPGWVEGLQLMHVGEKVKLYIPSELAYGAQSPSPTIPANSVLVFDLELLGIKDPAAAGANDAAAGADEEEEAAPAAEPAKPAAKK; this is encoded by the coding sequence ATGAAACAGCATCGGTTGGCAGCGGCGATTGCCCTGGTCGGTCTGGTACTCGCGGGCTGTGACAAGCAAGCCAGCACCGTTGAGCTGAAGACCCCCGCCCAGAAAGCCTCGTACGGCATCGGCCTGAACATGGGCAAAAGCCTGGCTCAGGAAGGCATGGACGATCTGGATTCCAAAGCGGTAGCGCTGGGTATCGAAGACGCCGTTGGCAAGAAAGAGCAGAAGCTCAAAGACGAAGAGTTGGTTGCCGCGTTTGGCGACCTGCAAAAGCGCGCTGAAGAGCGCATGGCCAAGATGAGCGAAGAGTCGGCAGCCGCCGGCAAGAAGTTCCTCGAAGAAAACGGCAAGCGTAAGGAAGTCACCACCACTGCTTCCGGCCTGCAGTACGAAATCATCAAGAAAGCCGACGGTCCAGTACCGAAGCCGACTGATGTCGTGACCGTTCACTACGAAGGCAAGCTGACTGACGGCAAAGTGTTCGACAGCTCTGTTGAGCGCGGCAGCCCGATCGATCTGCCGGTGAGCGGCGTGATCCCGGGTTGGGTTGAAGGTCTGCAGCTGATGCACGTAGGCGAGAAGGTCAAACTCTACATCCCTAGCGAATTGGCCTATGGCGCACAAAGCCCTAGCCCAACGATCCCGGCGAACTCGGTTCTGGTCTTCGACCTGGAACTGCTGGGCATCAAGGACCCTGCAGCAGCAGGCGCCAATGATGCTGCTGCCGGCGCTGATGAAGAAGAAGAGGCTGCCCCGGCAGCTGAACCGGCCAAGCCAGCCGCCAAGAAGTAA
- a CDS encoding bifunctional nitrate reductase/sulfite reductase flavoprotein subunit alpha, whose translation MASSSVKSVCPYCGVGCGIVMQVEGNRVIKVVGDKTHPSNFGRLCTKGTTCGQAIAESGRMESAYIRHQRSHEPVRADMDAAISETARRLRGILDRDGPGALAFYVSGQMSLEAQYLTNKLAKGFVRTANIESNSRLCMASAGSGYKLSLGADGPPGSYDDFDKADLFFVIGANMADCHPILFLRMMDRVKAGAKLIVVDPRRSATADKAGLFLQIKPGTDLALLNGLLHLLVENGDTDADFIASFTQGWDVMPEFLAAYTPACVAQITGLAEADIRQAARMIGAAQEWMSCWTMGLNQSTHGTWNTNALCNLHLATGAICRPGSGPFSLTGQPNAMGGREMGYMGPGLPGQRSVLVDADRRFIEDLWRIPQGSIPHTPGGGTIDLFEQMRDGVIKACWIICTNPVASVANRTTVIDALKAAELVITQDAFLDTETNRYADILLPGALWAEAEGVMINSERTLNLTQKAVDAPGQALPDWQIIARVACEMGFADAFSYASSQEVFGEIKQAWNPATGYDIRGASYGRLRDQPVQWPCAPDEERTRNPIRYLGDIDARPVEKGAATRPAILFPTANGKAVFFPRPHMPAAELPNDAFPMVLNTGRLQHQWHTLTKTGKVPTLNALNARPFVELHPDDALALGICEGNGVEIRSARGLAVLPAVISDRVLPGNCFAPFHWNDVYGEKLAINAVTNDAVDPISRQPEFKCCAVVLRKVELIGHRFLELPQAETETQTAPDQAPLLTLLWASQTGNAEALARQFGDRLKTAGVPVQVAAMDSFPSGRLDQLQNVALISSTFGDGEAPDNGQRFWQSLAARQERLESLRYAVLALGDSSYDRFCQHGKNLDQRLHHLGASSLIARVDCDGEYQVHADSWFTGLQQALSLNLPTLSVGDNAPVFGQQPSRTQPHHARLSLNRRLNADGAAKDTRQLALTLEGSGMTYEAGDALGVWPRNCPELVSELLELTGLNAEQPVRGVKAVDVPLRQALAEQFEIARPGADTLAFIAERNGSNDLKTLLTEPFKSELKDWLWGRQLADVLREFPIACSAMEWLDHLKPLQPRLYSIASSAKAHPDEVHLTVSAVRYGPRKGVSSTFLADRAGECEVPIFLQPTRHFRPPLDGDVPMIMIGPGTGVAPFRAFLQERRARGDRGRNWLFFGEQHQATDFYYRDELQGMHEDGLLTRLSLAFSRDQAEKIYVQQRIQEQGAELWRWLEEGAHLYICGDASRMARDVDQALRRVISEQGGVSLEKAAEQLRCLSEQKRYVRDVY comes from the coding sequence ATGGCGAGCAGCAGCGTAAAGAGCGTGTGTCCTTATTGTGGTGTCGGCTGCGGCATCGTCATGCAGGTCGAGGGCAACCGGGTCATCAAGGTCGTCGGCGACAAGACACACCCGAGCAATTTCGGCCGACTGTGCACCAAAGGCACCACCTGCGGCCAGGCGATTGCCGAGTCGGGGCGGATGGAGTCCGCCTACATCCGCCATCAGCGCAGCCACGAGCCGGTGCGTGCTGACATGGACGCTGCGATCAGCGAAACCGCCCGACGCTTGCGTGGGATTCTGGATCGCGACGGCCCCGGCGCACTGGCGTTCTACGTCTCGGGGCAGATGTCCCTGGAGGCGCAATACCTGACCAACAAGCTCGCAAAGGGCTTCGTGCGCACGGCCAATATCGAGTCCAACTCGCGGCTGTGCATGGCCAGCGCGGGCAGCGGCTACAAGCTCTCGTTGGGCGCGGACGGCCCGCCGGGGTCCTACGATGACTTCGACAAGGCCGATCTGTTTTTCGTGATTGGCGCCAATATGGCCGACTGTCACCCCATCCTGTTCCTGCGCATGATGGACCGGGTCAAGGCCGGGGCGAAGCTGATCGTCGTCGATCCCCGGCGCAGCGCCACCGCCGACAAGGCCGGGCTGTTCCTGCAAATCAAACCGGGCACCGACCTCGCGCTGCTCAATGGCCTGTTGCACTTGCTGGTGGAGAACGGCGACACCGATGCCGATTTCATCGCCTCGTTCACCCAGGGCTGGGACGTCATGCCCGAATTCCTCGCCGCGTACACGCCCGCTTGCGTCGCGCAGATCACCGGCCTGGCCGAAGCCGACATCCGTCAGGCTGCGCGGATGATCGGCGCGGCGCAGGAGTGGATGAGTTGCTGGACCATGGGCCTGAACCAGAGCACCCACGGCACCTGGAACACCAATGCGCTGTGCAACTTGCATTTGGCGACCGGAGCGATTTGTCGGCCCGGCAGCGGTCCTTTTTCCCTGACCGGCCAGCCGAATGCCATGGGCGGCAGGGAAATGGGCTACATGGGCCCAGGGCTTCCCGGACAGCGCTCGGTACTGGTGGATGCCGACCGCCGCTTCATCGAAGACCTCTGGCGCATCCCCCAGGGCAGCATCCCGCACACGCCCGGCGGCGGCACCATCGACCTGTTCGAGCAGATGCGCGACGGCGTGATCAAGGCTTGCTGGATCATCTGCACCAACCCGGTGGCCAGCGTTGCCAACCGCACCACGGTCATCGACGCGCTGAAGGCCGCCGAGCTGGTCATCACCCAGGACGCCTTCCTCGACACCGAGACTAATCGCTACGCCGACATCCTGTTGCCGGGCGCGCTCTGGGCTGAGGCGGAAGGGGTGATGATCAACTCCGAACGCACCCTCAACCTGACGCAAAAAGCCGTTGATGCGCCGGGCCAGGCGCTGCCGGACTGGCAGATCATCGCCAGGGTCGCCTGTGAAATGGGCTTCGCTGATGCTTTCAGTTACGCCTCGTCACAGGAGGTGTTCGGGGAAATCAAACAGGCGTGGAACCCCGCCACGGGCTACGACATTCGCGGCGCCAGCTATGGGCGGCTGCGGGATCAACCGGTGCAGTGGCCATGCGCGCCCGACGAAGAGCGCACACGCAACCCGATTCGTTACCTCGGCGATATCGACGCACGACCCGTTGAGAAGGGCGCAGCTACACGTCCTGCGATCCTTTTTCCCACCGCAAACGGCAAGGCGGTATTTTTCCCACGCCCGCACATGCCTGCAGCTGAACTGCCCAACGATGCATTTCCCATGGTGCTCAACACCGGCCGCCTCCAACATCAGTGGCACACGCTGACCAAGACCGGGAAAGTCCCGACACTGAACGCGCTGAATGCGCGGCCGTTCGTCGAGCTGCACCCCGACGATGCCCTTGCGCTGGGGATCTGCGAAGGCAATGGCGTGGAGATCCGTTCCGCCCGAGGCCTTGCGGTGCTGCCTGCGGTGATCAGCGACCGCGTGTTGCCGGGCAACTGCTTCGCGCCCTTTCACTGGAACGACGTGTACGGCGAAAAGCTGGCGATCAACGCAGTGACCAACGACGCCGTCGACCCGATCTCTCGCCAGCCTGAATTCAAGTGCTGTGCGGTTGTCTTGCGCAAGGTCGAGCTGATCGGGCATCGCTTCCTTGAATTGCCCCAAGCCGAGACCGAGACGCAGACAGCACCCGACCAGGCGCCGCTGTTGACGCTGCTTTGGGCATCTCAGACCGGGAACGCCGAAGCGTTGGCCAGACAGTTTGGCGACCGGTTGAAGACGGCCGGCGTGCCGGTTCAGGTGGCGGCGATGGACAGTTTTCCCTCCGGGCGTCTGGACCAGCTGCAGAACGTCGCACTGATCAGCAGCACCTTCGGCGACGGCGAAGCGCCAGACAACGGGCAACGATTCTGGCAGTCACTGGCAGCCCGGCAAGAGCGTCTGGAGTCGCTGCGCTACGCCGTTCTGGCGCTGGGTGATTCGAGTTACGACCGCTTTTGCCAGCACGGCAAGAACCTCGACCAGCGCCTGCATCACTTGGGCGCTTCATCGCTGATCGCCCGAGTCGATTGCGACGGCGAATACCAGGTCCACGCAGACAGCTGGTTCACGGGGTTGCAGCAGGCGCTGTCGCTGAATCTTCCTACCCTTTCGGTTGGCGACAACGCCCCGGTTTTTGGGCAGCAGCCTTCACGGACACAGCCCCATCACGCGCGTTTGTCGCTTAATCGGAGACTGAACGCGGACGGTGCCGCCAAGGACACGCGGCAGCTGGCGCTGACCCTTGAGGGATCGGGCATGACCTACGAAGCCGGCGACGCTTTAGGGGTGTGGCCGCGCAATTGCCCTGAGTTGGTGAGCGAGCTGCTCGAGCTCACGGGACTGAATGCCGAGCAGCCGGTGCGCGGCGTGAAGGCGGTCGACGTGCCGCTGCGTCAGGCGCTGGCCGAGCAATTTGAAATCGCGCGACCTGGTGCAGACACCTTGGCATTCATCGCCGAGCGCAACGGCAGCAATGACCTGAAAACCCTGCTGACCGAACCCTTCAAAAGCGAGCTGAAGGATTGGCTGTGGGGGCGGCAGTTGGCGGACGTGCTGCGAGAGTTTCCGATTGCCTGCTCTGCCATGGAATGGCTTGACCATCTCAAGCCGCTGCAACCGCGGCTTTATTCCATCGCGTCGAGCGCCAAGGCGCATCCCGATGAAGTTCACCTGACGGTTTCCGCTGTGCGCTACGGCCCGCGCAAAGGCGTGTCGTCGACCTTCCTGGCGGATCGGGCGGGCGAGTGCGAGGTGCCGATTTTCCTGCAACCCACCCGGCATTTTCGCCCGCCGCTCGATGGCGATGTGCCGATGATCATGATCGGCCCGGGCACCGGCGTGGCGCCGTTTCGGGCTTTTTTACAGGAGCGGCGTGCCCGGGGCGATCGGGGCCGTAACTGGCTGTTCTTCGGCGAACAGCATCAGGCCACTGACTTTTACTACCGGGACGAGCTTCAAGGCATGCACGAAGACGGACTGCTGACCCGGCTGAGCCTGGCGTTTTCCCGGGATCAGGCGGAAAAGATCTACGTTCAGCAGCGCATACAGGAACAGGGTGCCGAACTCTGGCGCTGGCTGGAGGAGGGTGCACACCTGTACATCTGCGGCGATGCTTCGCGGATGGCGCGGGATGTCGATCAGGCCTTGCGTCGGGTCATAAGCGAACAGGGCGGCGTCAGCCTGGAAAAGGCGGCCGAACAGTTGCGCTGTCTGAGCGAGCAAAAGCGCTACGTGCGGGACGTGTATTAG
- the nirB gene encoding nitrite reductase large subunit NirB — MTTTVAPLNDVQTLIVIGNGMVGHHCVEQLIAAGALERYRIHVFGEEGQRAYDRVHLSEYFGGRDAESLAMSAASLYEQTGLALHLGVPVLEIDRARREVVTAKGCFGYDKLVLATGSYPFVPPIEGAEGHSRLVYRTLDDLDTIRAAASQAKRGVVVGGGLLGLEAANALKSLGLEAHVVEFAPRLMPVQLDDHGGAALKARIEALGVGVHLSRATQSISAGEEYRYRMNFAGDEFLETDLIVFSAGIRPQDALARQCELTLGPRGGIAIDEHCRTSDADIFAIGECAAWNGSVFGLVAPGYQMARNVAAQLCDLAAEPFFGADMSTKLKLLGVDVGSIGDAHGALTGSRSYRFIDEASGSYRRLVVSADGKKVLGAVLVGDNSYYDNLLQYVQNGIKLPADPSSLILPHSDGAPTLGADALPATATICSCHNVSKASICSAIDGGCTDLAGLKACTKAATGCGGCATLLKSVFEHELIARGVAVDKSLCEHFPFTRQALYAFARVENIESFDEMLARHGKGHLGCDICKPTVGSILASCWNRPIMDPTLVPLQDTNDTFMANMQKNGTYSVVPRIPAGEITADGLIAIGAVAKKYDLYTKITGGQRIDLFGAQLHELPDIWAELIAAGFETGHAYGKSTRTVKSCVGSTWCRYGVQDSVQMALNIEDRYKGLRSPHKLKFAVSGCTRECAEAQSKDIGVIATENGWNLYVCGNGGMRPRHAELFATDLDDETLIRYIDRVLMFYIRTADKLQRTSVWRESLEGGLDFLKAVVIDDSLGLAAELEAQMQLVVDRYECEWANALKSPEKLKRFRTFVNDKAADPDIHFVKERSQRRPARAEELNLIAAVEVAR; from the coding sequence ATGACCACCACAGTCGCCCCACTCAACGACGTCCAAACCCTGATCGTGATCGGCAACGGCATGGTGGGTCACCACTGCGTCGAGCAGCTGATCGCCGCCGGTGCCCTTGAGCGCTATCGCATTCATGTGTTCGGCGAGGAAGGCCAGCGCGCCTACGACCGCGTGCATTTGTCCGAATACTTCGGCGGGCGCGACGCCGAGTCACTGGCGATGAGCGCTGCTTCTTTATATGAGCAGACCGGGCTTGCGCTGCACCTGGGTGTGCCGGTGCTGGAAATCGACCGGGCGCGGCGCGAAGTGGTAACAGCCAAGGGCTGCTTTGGATACGACAAGCTGGTGCTGGCCACAGGCTCCTACCCTTTCGTGCCGCCCATCGAAGGCGCTGAAGGTCACTCGCGGCTGGTCTACCGCACCCTGGACGACCTCGACACCATCCGCGCCGCCGCCAGCCAGGCAAAACGCGGCGTGGTGGTCGGCGGCGGGCTGTTGGGACTGGAAGCGGCCAACGCGCTGAAGTCGCTGGGCCTGGAAGCCCATGTCGTGGAATTCGCGCCACGCCTGATGCCGGTGCAGCTGGACGACCACGGCGGCGCTGCCCTGAAGGCGCGCATCGAAGCACTGGGCGTGGGCGTGCACCTGTCCCGCGCGACGCAGTCCATCAGCGCGGGTGAGGAATACCGCTACCGGATGAATTTCGCTGGCGATGAATTCCTCGAAACCGACCTGATCGTCTTCTCCGCCGGCATACGCCCCCAGGACGCCCTCGCCCGCCAGTGCGAACTCACCCTGGGCCCGCGCGGCGGCATCGCCATCGACGAACATTGCCGCACCAGCGACGCTGATATTTTCGCCATCGGCGAATGCGCCGCCTGGAACGGCAGTGTTTTCGGCCTCGTCGCACCGGGTTATCAAATGGCCCGCAACGTCGCGGCGCAGTTGTGCGACCTGGCCGCCGAGCCGTTCTTCGGCGCCGACATGTCGACCAAACTCAAATTGCTCGGCGTCGACGTCGGCTCCATCGGCGATGCCCATGGTGCGCTGACAGGTTCGCGCAGCTACCGGTTCATCGATGAGGCCAGCGGCAGTTATCGCCGCTTGGTGGTGTCCGCCGATGGCAAAAAAGTCCTTGGCGCGGTGCTGGTGGGCGACAACAGCTATTACGACAACTTGCTGCAATACGTGCAGAACGGCATAAAGCTGCCCGCCGATCCGTCGAGCCTGATCCTGCCCCACAGCGACGGCGCGCCAACCCTTGGCGCCGATGCCCTGCCCGCCACGGCAACCATTTGCTCGTGCCACAACGTCAGCAAGGCCTCGATCTGCTCGGCCATCGACGGCGGTTGCACGGACCTTGCCGGGCTCAAGGCCTGCACCAAGGCAGCCACCGGTTGCGGCGGTTGTGCGACGCTGCTGAAAAGCGTCTTCGAGCATGAGCTGATCGCCCGCGGCGTTGCCGTCGATAAAAGCCTGTGCGAGCACTTCCCCTTTACGCGTCAGGCGTTGTACGCCTTCGCCCGCGTGGAAAACATTGAAAGCTTCGACGAGATGCTGGCCCGCCACGGCAAAGGCCATCTGGGTTGCGACATCTGCAAGCCCACCGTCGGCTCGATCCTCGCCTCGTGCTGGAACCGGCCGATCATGGACCCGACCCTGGTGCCGCTGCAGGACACCAACGACACGTTCATGGCCAACATGCAGAAGAACGGCACGTATTCGGTGGTGCCGCGCATCCCGGCGGGCGAAATCACTGCGGACGGCTTGATCGCCATCGGCGCGGTCGCGAAGAAATACGACCTGTACACCAAGATCACCGGCGGCCAGCGCATCGACCTGTTCGGCGCGCAGTTGCATGAGCTGCCGGACATCTGGGCCGAGCTGATCGCCGCCGGTTTCGAGACCGGCCATGCCTACGGTAAATCGACGCGGACGGTGAAGTCCTGCGTCGGCAGCACCTGGTGCCGTTACGGCGTTCAGGACAGCGTGCAAATGGCGCTCAACATCGAGGATCGCTACAAGGGCCTGCGCTCGCCGCACAAGCTGAAGTTCGCGGTGTCCGGCTGCACTCGTGAATGCGCTGAGGCCCAGAGCAAGGACATCGGCGTGATCGCCACGGAGAACGGCTGGAATCTGTACGTGTGCGGCAACGGCGGCATGCGCCCGCGCCACGCCGAGCTGTTCGCCACCGATCTGGACGACGAGACGCTGATCCGCTACATCGACCGCGTGCTGATGTTTTACATCCGCACCGCTGACAAGTTGCAGCGGACGTCGGTCTGGCGCGAGTCCCTTGAAGGCGGGCTGGATTTTCTGAAAGCCGTCGTGATCGATGACAGCCTGGGGCTCGCCGCCGAACTGGAGGCGCAGATGCAGTTAGTGGTCGACCGTTATGAATGCGAGTGGGCGAACGCGCTGAAGAGTCCGGAGAAGCTCAAGCGCTTCCGCACGTTCGTCAACGACAAGGCCGCTGACCCGGACATTCATTTCGTCAAGGAGCGCAGCCAGCGTCGTCCGGCTCGCGCTGAAGAGTTGAATCTGATTGCTGCTGTGGAGGTTGCTCGATGA
- the nirD gene encoding nitrite reductase small subunit NirD has protein sequence MSQTNAAVMEMPKTQVWRAVCVREDLVLNSGVVALVGNAQVALFYVASIGGAPQLFAVDNRDPVTGVNVIGRGLIGSLGGDLVIASPLYKQHYRLVDGTCLEDAALRLGTWPVRLVGDVVEVDVG, from the coding sequence ATGAGCCAAACGAATGCGGCAGTGATGGAGATGCCGAAAACTCAGGTATGGCGCGCGGTCTGTGTCCGTGAGGATCTGGTGCTGAATTCCGGGGTGGTGGCGCTGGTGGGCAATGCGCAGGTGGCGCTGTTTTATGTGGCGTCCATTGGTGGCGCGCCGCAGTTGTTTGCGGTGGACAATCGCGATCCGGTCACTGGGGTGAATGTGATTGGCCGGGGATTGATTGGCAGTTTGGGTGGCGACCTTGTGATTGCTTCGCCTTTGTATAAGCAGCATTACCGGCTGGTGGATGGCACGTGTCTGGAGGATGCGGCCCTGCGACTGGGGACTTGGCCGGTTCGGTTGGTGGGGGATGTGGTCGAGGTCGATGTCGGATAA
- the rdgC gene encoding recombination-associated protein RdgC has product MWFKNLLVYRLTQDLPFDAEALETALATKPARACASQELTTYGFIAPFGKGEDAPLVHVSGDFMLISARKEERILPGSVVNDALKEKVEEIETEQMRKVYKKERDQLKDEIIQAFLPRAFIRRSATFAAIAPKQGVILVNASSPKRAEDLLSTLREVVGSLPVRPVTVKTAPTAVMTDWVKTSKTAEHFFVLDECELRDTHEDGGIVKCKRQDLTSDEIQLHLSTGKVVTQLSLAWQDKLSFVLDDKLGIKRLKFEDLLQDEAEQNGGDDALGQQDASFTLMMLTFGEFLPQLMEALGGEEIPQGI; this is encoded by the coding sequence ATGTGGTTCAAAAACCTGCTTGTCTATCGCCTGACCCAGGACCTGCCATTTGACGCCGAGGCGCTGGAAACCGCGTTGGCGACCAAGCCTGCACGTGCCTGTGCCAGCCAGGAGTTGACCACTTACGGTTTCATCGCCCCGTTCGGCAAGGGCGAAGACGCGCCACTGGTGCACGTCAGCGGTGATTTCATGCTGATCTCGGCGCGCAAGGAAGAACGCATCCTGCCCGGCAGCGTGGTCAACGATGCATTGAAAGAGAAAGTCGAAGAGATCGAGACCGAGCAGATGCGCAAGGTCTACAAGAAGGAACGCGACCAGCTCAAGGATGAAATCATCCAGGCCTTCCTGCCCCGCGCCTTTATCCGTCGCTCGGCCACTTTCGCCGCCATCGCCCCCAAGCAAGGCGTGATTCTGGTCAACGCTTCCAGCCCCAAGCGCGCCGAAGATCTGCTGTCTACCCTGCGTGAAGTGGTCGGCTCGTTGCCGGTGCGTCCGGTGACCGTCAAGACCGCGCCAACCGCGGTCATGACCGACTGGGTCAAGACCAGCAAGACCGCCGAGCATTTCTTCGTGCTGGACGAGTGCGAACTGCGCGACACCCACGAAGACGGCGGCATTGTGAAATGCAAACGTCAGGACCTGACCAGCGACGAAATCCAGTTGCACCTGAGCACCGGCAAAGTCGTCACTCAGCTGTCGCTGGCATGGCAGGACAAGCTGTCGTTCGTGCTGGACGACAAGCTCGGCATCAAACGCCTGAAGTTCGAAGACCTGCTGCAGGATGAAGCCGAACAGAACGGCGGCGACGATGCGCTGGGTCAGCAGGACGCCAGCTTCACCCTGATGATGCTGACGTTCGGCGAGTTCCTGCCGCAATTGATGGAAGCACTGGGCGGCGAAGAGATTCCTCAGGGGATCTGA
- a CDS encoding bile acid:sodium symporter family protein: MRALAALSRFVGNTFAYWVLLFAVLAFLFPSWFIGLKSYIVPLLGLVMFGMGLTLKLDDFSEVVRHPWRVTLGVIAHFVIMPGVAWLLCQLFQLPPEIAVGVILVGCCPSGTSSNVMTWLAKGDLALSVAIAAVTTLLAPLLTPALIWLLASAWLPVSFMEMFWSILQLVMLPIVLGVIAQRLLGAKVSFAVDVLPLVSVVSIVMIVCAVVAASQAKIAESGLLIMAVVILHNSFGFLLGYFTGKLFKLPLAQRKSLSLEVGMQNSGLGAALAAAHFSPLAAVPSALFSVWHNISGALLSTYFRKMKPDAVVAEEKPIVG; this comes from the coding sequence ATGCGTGCCCTGGCTGCGTTGAGTCGTTTTGTCGGTAATACCTTCGCGTACTGGGTGCTGCTGTTTGCCGTGCTGGCGTTCCTGTTCCCGTCCTGGTTCATCGGCCTCAAGTCGTACATCGTGCCCTTGCTGGGGCTGGTGATGTTCGGCATGGGCCTGACCCTCAAGCTCGATGATTTTTCTGAAGTCGTGCGCCATCCCTGGCGCGTGACTTTGGGCGTGATTGCGCATTTCGTGATCATGCCCGGCGTGGCGTGGCTGCTTTGCCAGCTGTTTCAACTTCCGCCGGAAATCGCCGTGGGCGTGATTCTGGTCGGCTGCTGCCCGAGCGGCACATCGTCCAATGTTATGACCTGGCTGGCGAAGGGTGACCTGGCGCTGTCGGTGGCCATCGCCGCCGTCACCACCCTCCTCGCCCCGCTGCTGACCCCGGCGCTGATCTGGCTGCTGGCGTCGGCGTGGTTGCCGGTGTCCTTCATGGAGATGTTCTGGTCGATCCTGCAACTGGTGATGCTGCCGATCGTGCTCGGCGTCATTGCTCAACGCCTCCTCGGCGCCAAGGTGAGTTTTGCCGTCGACGTGCTGCCGCTGGTATCGGTGGTGAGTATCGTGATGATCGTCTGTGCGGTGGTGGCAGCGAGTCAGGCGAAGATCGCCGAATCGGGCCTGTTGATCATGGCCGTGGTGATCCTGCACAACAGCTTCGGTTTTCTGCTGGGTTACTTCACCGGCAAGCTGTTCAAGCTGCCGCTGGCCCAGCGCAAATCGCTGTCCCTGGAAGTCGGCATGCAGAACTCAGGCCTCGGCGCCGCACTGGCCGCTGCGCATTTCTCGCCATTGGCGGCGGTGCCGAGCGCGCTGTTCAGCGTCTGGCACAACATTTCGGGTGCGTTGCTTTCGACGTACTTCCGGAAGATGAAGCCGGATGCGGTGGTCGCGGAAGAGAAGCCGATTGTCGGTTGA